The Nitrogeniibacter aestuarii genome has a window encoding:
- the folE2 gene encoding GTP cyclohydrolase FolE2: MNTATDNIPDIQSSADSRRIAIDKVGIKGIRHPVQVKDRTSGVQHTIAYFNMYVGLPHDFKGTHMSRFVEILNSREREISVESFEPMLREMVSKLEAETGHLEMSFPYFINKAAPVSGVESLMDYDVTFLGEISSDGRYDFRIRVVVPATSLCPCSKQISAYGAHNQRSHVTVTAALESHVWIEELVTLIERQASCELFGLLKRPDEKYVTERAYDNPKFVEDMVRDVANALNQDERVRAYVVECENFESIHNHSAYALIEKTVD; this comes from the coding sequence ATGAACACCGCCACCGATAACATTCCCGACATCCAGAGCAGCGCTGACAGCCGCCGCATCGCCATCGACAAGGTGGGCATTAAAGGCATCCGGCATCCGGTCCAGGTCAAGGACCGGACTTCCGGCGTCCAGCACACCATCGCCTACTTCAACATGTACGTCGGCCTGCCCCACGACTTCAAGGGCACACACATGTCGCGATTCGTTGAAATCCTCAACAGCCGTGAACGTGAAATCTCGGTGGAGTCGTTCGAGCCCATGCTCCGTGAGATGGTAAGCAAGCTCGAAGCCGAGACCGGTCATCTCGAAATGAGTTTCCCCTACTTCATCAACAAAGCTGCCCCTGTTTCCGGCGTCGAGAGTTTGATGGATTATGATGTCACGTTTCTCGGGGAAATCAGTAGCGACGGTCGATATGATTTCCGTATCCGGGTAGTCGTCCCGGCGACAAGTCTGTGCCCGTGCTCAAAACAGATCTCTGCCTATGGCGCACACAATCAACGCTCTCACGTCACAGTGACCGCCGCTCTCGAATCCCATGTCTGGATCGAGGAGCTGGTCACTTTGATTGAGCGCCAGGCCTCTTGCGAGCTGTTTGGCTTACTCAAGAGACCCGACGAAAAGTACGTGACAGAACGTGCCTACGATAATCCGAAGTTCGTGGAAGATATGGTCCGGGACGTCGCCAACGCCTTGAACCAGGACGAACGTGTGCGCGCCTATGTCGTCGAATGCGAGAACTTTGAATCAATTCACAACCACTCCGCCTATGCGCTCATCGAGAAGACCGTCGATTGA
- the ispH gene encoding 4-hydroxy-3-methylbut-2-enyl diphosphate reductase, giving the protein MSDSNAKEILLANPRGFCAGVERAIDIVEQALTRFGAPIYVRHEVVHNKFVVDDLRAKGAIFVEDLSEVPDDQTVIFSAHGVPQSVRTEADKRGLQVFDATCPLVTKVHLEVARQRKLGREIVMIGHKGHPEVEGTMGQVSDGIHLVESADDVAALQVADPDSLAYVTQTTLSMDDAATIVDTLRKRFPNITGPKKDDICYATQNRQDAVKFMAPKVDLVLVVGSVNSSNSNRLREVAALRGVQAHLVDNAAAIDPGWIEGKQRIGITAGASAPEVLVNEVVERIRSLGAKTVRTLEGAEENVYFPLPKALQPDT; this is encoded by the coding sequence ATGAGCGATTCGAACGCCAAGGAAATCCTGCTGGCCAACCCGCGCGGCTTCTGCGCCGGCGTGGAGCGCGCCATCGATATCGTCGAACAGGCATTGACGCGCTTCGGTGCGCCGATCTACGTCCGGCATGAAGTTGTTCACAATAAGTTTGTCGTGGACGACCTGCGTGCCAAGGGCGCCATCTTCGTCGAAGACCTGAGCGAAGTGCCGGACGATCAGACCGTGATATTCAGCGCCCACGGGGTTCCGCAGTCGGTTCGGACCGAAGCCGACAAGCGCGGTCTTCAAGTCTTCGATGCTACCTGCCCACTGGTCACCAAGGTCCATCTCGAGGTCGCCCGGCAGCGCAAGCTGGGGCGCGAAATCGTCATGATCGGCCACAAGGGCCACCCCGAGGTGGAGGGCACCATGGGGCAGGTTAGCGACGGCATCCACCTGGTGGAGTCCGCCGACGACGTGGCTGCTCTTCAGGTGGCCGATCCGGACAGCCTGGCCTACGTCACCCAGACGACCCTCTCCATGGACGATGCAGCAACCATCGTGGACACGCTGCGCAAACGCTTCCCGAACATCACGGGTCCGAAGAAGGACGACATCTGTTACGCCACCCAGAATCGGCAGGATGCCGTGAAGTTCATGGCGCCCAAGGTGGATCTGGTGCTGGTGGTCGGGTCGGTGAACAGCTCGAACTCCAACCGCTTGCGAGAAGTAGCCGCCCTGCGTGGCGTTCAAGCCCATCTGGTGGACAACGCCGCGGCCATTGATCCGGGCTGGATCGAAGGCAAGCAGCGCATTGGCATCACCGCTGGTGCCTCAGCACCTGAGGTGCTCGTCAATGAAGTGGTTGAGCGCATCCGGTCACTGGGCGCGAAAACCGTACGCACACTGGAAGGCGCAGAAGAAAACGTCTATTTTCCCCTGCCCAAGGCACTGCAGCCCGACACCTGA
- a CDS encoding aromatic ring-hydroxylating oxygenase subunit alpha, whose translation MSDIASKTQLAQAATQFPVSWYFDEKMFELEQRLIFDAGPGYVGHELMVPNVNDYRSLEWLDHGKLLVHSADGFHEMSNVCRHRQAVMLEGRGNAEHIVCPLHRWTYDNRGTLLGAPHFPDNPCLNLKRTPLQHWNGLLFRGPRDVVTDLKGMQVAPDFDFSEYKLDHVEIHECNYNWKTFVEVYLEDYHVVPFHPGLGNFVDCDELTWQFDDWYSVQRVGVTSLKKPGTATYERWHKAVSEYYQGRMPPHGAIWLLYYPNIMVEWYPHVLVVSTLIPTDVNKTTNVVEFYYPEEIIEFERDFVEAEQAAYMETAVEDDEIAERMDRGRLALMKQGRSEVGPYQSPYEDGMVHFHEFYRRVMAPHIGG comes from the coding sequence ATGTCCGATATCGCATCAAAGACTCAGCTGGCCCAGGCGGCAACACAATTTCCTGTCTCCTGGTATTTCGATGAAAAGATGTTCGAATTGGAGCAACGTCTTATCTTCGATGCCGGGCCCGGCTACGTCGGGCATGAGTTGATGGTGCCGAACGTCAATGACTATCGGTCCCTGGAGTGGCTGGATCACGGCAAGCTGCTGGTGCATTCAGCGGACGGCTTTCACGAAATGTCCAATGTCTGTCGCCATCGACAGGCGGTCATGCTTGAAGGGCGGGGTAACGCCGAGCACATCGTGTGCCCGCTTCATCGCTGGACCTACGACAACCGCGGGACCTTGCTGGGCGCGCCCCATTTTCCGGACAATCCCTGTCTGAACCTCAAGCGCACGCCGTTGCAGCACTGGAACGGTTTGCTGTTCCGCGGCCCGCGTGATGTGGTCACGGACCTGAAGGGCATGCAGGTGGCTCCCGACTTTGATTTTTCCGAGTACAAGCTCGATCACGTCGAAATCCACGAGTGCAATTACAACTGGAAGACCTTCGTCGAGGTGTACCTCGAGGACTATCATGTGGTGCCGTTTCATCCCGGCCTGGGTAATTTCGTCGATTGCGATGAACTGACCTGGCAATTCGATGACTGGTATTCAGTGCAGCGGGTCGGGGTCACCTCACTCAAGAAGCCGGGTACCGCCACTTACGAGCGCTGGCACAAGGCGGTCAGTGAGTACTATCAGGGGCGGATGCCACCGCACGGAGCGATCTGGTTGCTCTATTACCCCAACATCATGGTCGAGTGGTATCCCCACGTGCTCGTGGTGAGCACCCTCATCCCGACCGACGTGAATAAGACCACCAATGTCGTCGAGTTCTACTACCCCGAGGAGATCATCGAGTTCGAGCGTGATTTCGTTGAGGCGGAGCAGGCGGCCTACATGGAAACTGCGGTCGAGGACGATGAAATCGCGGAGCGCATGGACCGTGGGCGACTTGCGCTCATGAAACAGGGGCGCAGTGAGGTTGGGCCTTACCAGTCACCCTACGAGGACGGTATGGTTCATTTCCACGAGTTCTATCGCAGGGTCATGGCGCCCCACATCGGCGGGTGA
- the lspA gene encoding signal peptidase II, with product MMRPRFSLWLLFAAVIAILDQITKQLMVGWLSEGDHVRVTSFFDLVLLYNHGAAFSFLADHSGWQRWFFVILATVICGWLLRLTWQHQHERLQPFGFALIIGGAVGNVIDRLWHGAVVDFLYFHAGRHGWPAFNLADSAITLGVCLMLWAQFREARQQPAQENHQ from the coding sequence ATGATGCGCCCCCGCTTTAGCCTCTGGCTGCTCTTCGCTGCCGTGATTGCCATTCTCGACCAGATCACCAAGCAGTTGATGGTCGGCTGGCTGAGCGAAGGCGACCACGTGCGCGTCACCTCGTTCTTCGATTTGGTGCTGCTGTACAACCACGGTGCCGCGTTCAGCTTTCTGGCCGACCATTCCGGCTGGCAGCGCTGGTTCTTTGTGATTCTGGCCACGGTCATCTGTGGCTGGCTGTTGCGCCTGACCTGGCAGCACCAGCACGAGCGCCTTCAGCCCTTCGGCTTTGCCCTCATCATTGGCGGCGCCGTGGGCAATGTCATCGACCGGCTCTGGCATGGCGCCGTGGTCGACTTTCTGTATTTCCACGCAGGCCGCCACGGTTGGCCTGCGTTCAACCTGGCCGACTCGGCCATTACGCTGGGTGTGTGCCTGATGCTCTGGGCCCAGTTCCGCGAAGCGCGCCAGCAACCAGCGCAGGAGAACCATCAATGA
- a CDS encoding exodeoxyribonuclease VII small subunit, with translation MAKTAKPAKSFEHAIAQLEEIVSAMESSELPLEEALTHYQNGIGLLRYCQETLSSAEARIEALERTSDDEEDSDA, from the coding sequence ATGGCCAAGACGGCAAAACCTGCAAAAAGTTTCGAACACGCCATTGCCCAGCTCGAAGAAATCGTGTCGGCAATGGAGTCCAGCGAGTTGCCGCTCGAAGAAGCTCTGACACACTACCAGAACGGCATCGGACTCCTCCGGTACTGCCAGGAGACATTGTCCAGCGCCGAGGCTCGTATCGAAGCTCTGGAACGCACCAGCGACGACGAGGAAGACAGCGACGCATGA
- a CDS encoding FKBP-type peptidyl-prolyl cis-trans isomerase, protein MTKVVEANSLVTLNYRISMENGQPLISTYEGQPATLQLGAGEMLPTLENCFVGLEEGSDHKFTLTPDQAFGPHRDDLIEVVARKHMPEEDIEPMSVMEFTAPDGSRYSGLVREIDQEKAVIDFNHPLAGKTIHLEVQIIGVL, encoded by the coding sequence ATGACCAAAGTCGTCGAAGCCAACAGCCTCGTGACCCTCAACTATCGTATCTCCATGGAGAACGGCCAGCCGCTGATCAGCACTTACGAGGGCCAGCCGGCCACGCTGCAGCTGGGCGCAGGTGAAATGCTGCCGACACTGGAGAACTGCTTTGTCGGTCTCGAAGAAGGCTCAGACCACAAATTCACCCTGACGCCCGACCAGGCCTTTGGCCCGCACCGGGACGATCTCATCGAAGTCGTTGCGCGCAAGCACATGCCGGAAGAGGACATCGAGCCCATGAGCGTCATGGAATTTACAGCCCCCGACGGATCCCGATACTCCGGCCTCGTTCGCGAGATCGATCAGGAAAAAGCGGTGATCGACTTCAACCACCCCCTCGCAGGCAAAACGATCCATCTGGAAGTTCAGATCATCGGGGTACTTTGA
- the ileS gene encoding isoleucine--tRNA ligase gives MADYRDTLNLTDTPFPMRGNLPKREPGWVQQWQQNKLYEKIREASAGRPKFVLHDGPPYANGALHLGHALNKILKDIIVRSKTMAGFDAPYVPGWDCHGLPIEHKIEVTHGKGLPQDKVRELCRAYAAEQVELQKTDFIRLGVLGDWDNPYLTMSFANEANEIRALARMVEGGYVFKGLKPVNWCFECGSALAEAEVEYADKQSPQIDVAFPAVDTDKLATAFGLDSLPKPTFAVIWTTTPWTIPVNQALNMHPEFDYALVDVGERCLILASELVEGCLARYQLEGKVIATAKGEAFDRVEFRHPFYERVSPVYLADYVGLDAGTGIVHSSPAHGVDDFNAWKAYGRTNDEILTPVMANGHYVDDLPFFGGQLIWKANPNIVAKIDEVGSLLAEKKITHSYMHCWRHKTPVIYRATAQWFVGMDVHAKDGSTLRERALKGVEDTRFFPAWGQSRLHAMIANRPDWCISRQRNWGVPIPFFLHKATGELHPKTVELMELVAQRVEKEGIEAWFKLDAAELLGAEADQYDKISDTLDVWFDSGTTHWHVLRGSHPDGHASGPRADLYLEGSDQHRGWFHSSLLTGCAIDGHPPYKALLTHGFTVDENGRKMSKSLGNTIVPQEVSEKLGAEILRLWVASTDYSGELSISKQILDRVVETYRRVRNTLRFLLANTSDFDIEKDGLPVEEWLDIDRYALAFTRQLSDQAQADFGKFEFHRVVQALQIFCSEELGSFYLDILKDRLYTTAPNSKARRAAQTAIWHITQTLLKLMAPILSFTAEEAWTVLYGEDTSIMLDTWHELPAQAGEAELAARWETIREARAEVMKVLESLRSEGTIGAGLQAEVVVRAAPAWHDALTSLGDDLRFVLQTSDARLERVDDEAAQGVEATASGNEKCERCWHYRPDVGSIESHPTLCARCYTNLEGNGEVRTHA, from the coding sequence ATGGCTGATTACCGCGACACGCTCAACCTCACCGACACCCCGTTTCCCATGCGTGGAAACCTGCCCAAGCGCGAGCCGGGCTGGGTGCAGCAATGGCAGCAGAACAAGCTGTACGAGAAGATTCGCGAGGCATCCGCCGGACGGCCCAAATTCGTGCTGCATGATGGTCCCCCGTATGCCAACGGTGCGCTCCACCTGGGCCATGCACTGAACAAGATACTCAAGGACATCATCGTCCGCTCCAAGACCATGGCCGGGTTCGACGCCCCCTATGTGCCGGGTTGGGACTGCCACGGGCTACCGATCGAGCACAAGATCGAAGTCACCCACGGCAAGGGCCTGCCCCAGGACAAGGTACGCGAGCTGTGCCGGGCCTATGCAGCTGAACAGGTGGAATTGCAGAAGACCGACTTCATCCGCCTGGGCGTGCTGGGTGACTGGGACAATCCCTACCTGACCATGTCGTTTGCCAACGAGGCGAACGAGATCCGCGCCCTGGCGCGCATGGTCGAGGGCGGCTACGTCTTCAAGGGCCTCAAACCGGTGAACTGGTGCTTTGAATGCGGCTCAGCCCTGGCCGAAGCGGAAGTCGAATACGCTGACAAGCAGTCACCGCAGATCGACGTGGCCTTTCCCGCGGTCGATACCGACAAGCTGGCCACAGCCTTCGGCCTCGACAGCCTGCCCAAGCCGACCTTCGCGGTCATCTGGACCACCACCCCCTGGACGATTCCGGTCAACCAGGCGCTGAACATGCATCCCGAGTTCGACTACGCGCTCGTGGATGTCGGCGAGCGCTGCCTGATCCTTGCCAGCGAGCTGGTCGAAGGCTGCCTTGCGCGCTACCAGCTCGAGGGCAAGGTCATTGCCACCGCCAAGGGCGAAGCCTTTGATCGCGTCGAATTCCGCCACCCCTTCTACGAGCGTGTCTCGCCGGTCTACCTGGCCGATTATGTGGGCCTGGATGCCGGTACCGGCATCGTGCACTCGTCACCGGCCCATGGCGTGGATGACTTCAACGCCTGGAAGGCCTACGGCCGCACCAACGACGAGATTCTCACCCCGGTGATGGCCAACGGCCACTACGTGGATGATCTGCCCTTCTTCGGCGGCCAGCTGATCTGGAAGGCCAACCCCAACATCGTGGCCAAGATCGATGAAGTGGGCAGCCTGCTGGCCGAGAAGAAGATCACCCACAGCTACATGCATTGCTGGCGCCACAAGACACCGGTGATCTACCGCGCCACTGCCCAGTGGTTCGTGGGCATGGATGTGCACGCCAAAGACGGCTCCACCCTGCGCGAGCGCGCCCTCAAGGGCGTGGAAGATACCCGGTTCTTCCCAGCCTGGGGGCAATCCCGGCTGCACGCCATGATCGCCAACCGCCCGGACTGGTGCATCTCGCGCCAGCGGAACTGGGGTGTGCCGATCCCCTTCTTCCTGCACAAGGCCACCGGCGAGCTGCACCCGAAAACGGTCGAGCTCATGGAGCTGGTTGCCCAGCGCGTGGAGAAGGAAGGCATCGAGGCCTGGTTCAAACTCGATGCCGCCGAGTTGCTCGGCGCCGAGGCGGACCAGTACGACAAGATCAGCGACACCCTGGACGTCTGGTTCGACTCCGGCACGACCCACTGGCATGTGCTGCGCGGCTCCCACCCGGACGGGCATGCAAGCGGCCCGCGCGCCGATTTGTATCTGGAAGGCTCTGACCAGCATCGCGGCTGGTTCCATTCGTCCCTGCTCACCGGCTGCGCCATCGACGGCCATCCGCCCTACAAGGCCTTGCTCACCCACGGTTTCACGGTCGATGAAAACGGCCGCAAGATGAGCAAGTCGCTGGGCAACACCATCGTGCCGCAAGAAGTCTCGGAAAAGCTCGGCGCCGAGATCCTTCGCCTGTGGGTTGCGTCGACCGATTACTCCGGCGAGCTGTCCATCTCCAAACAGATTCTCGACCGCGTTGTGGAAACCTATCGTCGCGTACGCAACACCCTGCGCTTCCTGCTGGCCAACACCTCGGATTTCGATATCGAGAAAGACGGCTTGCCGGTCGAGGAGTGGCTCGACATCGATCGCTACGCCCTGGCCTTCACGCGTCAGCTGTCCGATCAGGCACAGGCGGATTTCGGCAAGTTCGAATTCCACCGGGTGGTCCAGGCCCTGCAGATCTTCTGCTCCGAAGAGCTCGGCTCGTTCTACCTGGACATCCTCAAGGATCGCCTCTACACCACGGCGCCGAACTCGAAGGCGCGTCGCGCGGCACAGACTGCGATCTGGCACATCACCCAGACGCTGCTGAAGCTGATGGCGCCCATCCTGTCCTTCACCGCTGAAGAAGCGTGGACCGTGCTGTACGGTGAGGACACATCGATCATGCTCGATACCTGGCACGAACTGCCTGCACAGGCAGGCGAAGCCGAGCTCGCCGCACGCTGGGAGACGATTCGCGAAGCACGTGCCGAAGTCATGAAGGTGCTCGAGAGCCTGCGCTCCGAGGGTACGATCGGCGCGGGCCTGCAGGCCGAAGTCGTGGTCAGGGCTGCGCCCGCCTGGCACGATGCGCTGACATCTCTGGGCGACGATCTGCGCTTCGTTCTGCAGACAAGTGACGCCAGACTCGAGCGGGTCGACGACGAAGCGGCTCAAGGCGTGGAGGCGACGGCCTCCGGCAACGAAAAGTGCGAGCGCTGCTGGCATTACCGCCCGGACGTTGGCAGCATCGAGAGTCACCCGACCCTGTGTGCCCGCTGCTACACGAACCTGGAAGGCAACGGTGAAGTGAGAACTCATGCCTGA
- a CDS encoding polyprenyl synthetase family protein encodes MNSSKFPDWMRSVQQRTEVALGRILPPSAVTPDRLHEAMRYATLEGGKRVRPLLAHAAGEVTGARPDALDRVACAVELIHAYSLVHDDMPCMDDDSLRRGKPTVHVEYDESTALLVGDALQSLAFQQLAEPGLLTDAGRQIEMVHHLAIAAGSRGMAGGQAIDLQSVGQSLTREALEVMHVHKTGALIRASVCLGALAGHYCSTDVFQRLDHFSRRIGLLFQVVDDILDTESDTATLGKTAGKDAENNKPTYVTVLGIDEAKRLAHELESEALELLEPLDDKADAMRDLTRYIVHRRF; translated from the coding sequence ATGAATTCAAGCAAGTTTCCCGACTGGATGCGCAGCGTTCAGCAGCGCACGGAAGTCGCACTGGGCCGGATTCTGCCTCCCTCGGCCGTCACGCCGGACCGACTCCATGAAGCGATGCGGTACGCCACGCTTGAGGGCGGAAAGCGTGTCCGGCCGCTCCTGGCGCATGCCGCGGGCGAAGTCACCGGCGCCCGTCCGGATGCGCTCGACCGCGTCGCCTGTGCCGTTGAACTGATACACGCCTACTCGCTGGTTCACGACGACATGCCTTGCATGGACGACGACTCGCTCCGCCGCGGCAAGCCCACGGTCCATGTCGAGTATGATGAATCGACTGCCTTGCTGGTTGGCGACGCGCTTCAGTCACTCGCCTTTCAACAACTGGCGGAACCCGGTCTGCTGACCGACGCAGGCCGTCAGATCGAGATGGTGCATCACTTGGCCATCGCGGCAGGATCCCGCGGCATGGCCGGCGGCCAGGCCATTGACCTTCAGTCCGTCGGGCAATCCCTGACCCGCGAAGCACTCGAAGTCATGCATGTGCACAAGACAGGCGCTCTGATTCGCGCGTCCGTGTGCCTTGGGGCACTGGCCGGTCACTACTGTTCAACCGACGTCTTCCAGCGTCTCGATCATTTTTCGCGTCGAATCGGCCTCCTCTTCCAGGTGGTGGACGACATCCTTGATACCGAGTCCGACACAGCCACTCTGGGTAAGACAGCAGGCAAAGACGCTGAAAACAATAAACCGACCTATGTGACCGTGCTCGGCATCGACGAAGCCAAACGACTGGCGCACGAGCTCGAATCCGAAGCGCTTGAGTTGCTCGAGCCGCTTGATGACAAAGCCGACGCCATGCGTGACCTCACACGCTATATCGTCCACCGACGATTCTGA
- the dxs gene encoding 1-deoxy-D-xylulose-5-phosphate synthase translates to MNAPSSTAYPLLSAIQCPADLRSLDRRELPALADELRQFLLESVSRTGGHLSSNLGTVELTIALHYIYNTPDDRIVWDVGHQTYGHKILTGRREAMDGLRQYGGISGFPRRSESEYDTFGTAHSSTSISAALGMAVAARNRREDRQAIAVIGDGAMSAGMAFEALNNAGDTEDLNLLVVLNDNEMSISPPVGALTKILARLMPTYNAARSAGKKVLGVAPPMLDFARRVEEHVKGMVTPGTLFEEFGFNYVGPIDGHDLNALLPMLQALKKEKGPQFLHVITRKGQGYKLAEADPILYHGVSQFDHTEGIKAGKGGGKLTYTQVFSDWLCDIAATDERVVGITPAMREGSGLVRFAETYPDRYFDVGIAEQHAVTFAGGLAAEGFKPVVAIYSTFLQRGYDQLIHDIALQNLPVVFAIDRAGLVGADGATHHGAYDLSYMACIPNMVIMAPADENECRQMLYTAYRHEGPSAVRYPRGGGLGIKPAEEMVELPLGKGEVRRKGSTVALLAFGSMLEPALEVGKKLDATVVNMRFIKPLDEALIREMAAEHDLLVTIEENAVIGGAGSEVSRVIEESGLPARCLRLGLPDTFIDHGDQKRLLADAGLSPEGIIARIQQTLDRFK, encoded by the coding sequence ATGAACGCACCCAGTTCTACCGCCTACCCCTTGCTCTCCGCCATCCAGTGCCCGGCCGATCTGCGCTCTCTGGACCGCCGGGAGCTGCCCGCCCTCGCCGACGAACTGCGCCAGTTCCTCCTTGAGTCTGTCTCCCGCACCGGCGGACATCTGTCGTCCAATCTCGGGACCGTGGAACTGACGATCGCCCTTCACTACATCTACAACACGCCGGACGATCGGATTGTCTGGGACGTTGGACATCAGACGTATGGCCACAAGATTCTGACGGGACGCCGCGAAGCAATGGATGGGCTCCGTCAGTACGGTGGCATTTCCGGCTTTCCCCGCCGCAGCGAGAGCGAATACGACACCTTTGGCACGGCACACTCGTCCACGTCGATTTCCGCCGCGCTCGGCATGGCGGTCGCCGCGCGCAACCGGAGAGAGGATCGACAAGCCATTGCGGTCATCGGTGATGGCGCCATGTCGGCGGGCATGGCGTTCGAAGCGCTCAACAATGCGGGCGACACCGAAGATCTGAATCTGCTCGTTGTCCTCAACGACAACGAGATGTCGATCTCGCCACCGGTTGGCGCACTGACCAAAATCCTGGCGCGTCTGATGCCGACCTATAATGCCGCGCGCAGCGCTGGCAAGAAGGTCCTCGGCGTCGCCCCGCCCATGCTGGACTTCGCCCGCCGTGTCGAAGAACACGTCAAGGGCATGGTCACGCCAGGCACGCTCTTTGAAGAGTTCGGCTTCAACTATGTCGGCCCGATCGATGGCCACGATCTCAATGCCCTGCTCCCCATGCTGCAGGCCCTCAAGAAGGAAAAGGGCCCGCAGTTCCTGCACGTCATCACGCGCAAAGGCCAAGGCTACAAGCTGGCCGAAGCAGACCCGATTCTTTATCACGGCGTTTCTCAATTCGATCACACGGAAGGCATCAAGGCAGGCAAAGGCGGCGGAAAGCTGACCTATACCCAAGTCTTCAGCGACTGGTTGTGCGACATCGCCGCGACGGACGAACGCGTTGTCGGCATTACCCCGGCCATGCGCGAAGGTTCCGGACTGGTCCGATTCGCGGAAACTTACCCCGACCGCTACTTTGATGTCGGCATCGCAGAACAACACGCGGTCACCTTCGCCGGCGGACTCGCCGCAGAGGGCTTCAAGCCGGTTGTCGCCATCTACTCGACCTTTCTCCAGCGCGGCTACGATCAACTGATTCACGATATCGCCCTGCAGAACCTGCCCGTCGTCTTTGCGATAGATCGCGCGGGTCTTGTGGGGGCGGATGGCGCAACCCACCACGGCGCCTATGACCTGTCCTATATGGCCTGCATACCCAACATGGTCATCATGGCACCCGCCGATGAGAATGAATGCCGCCAGATGCTTTACACGGCCTACAGGCATGAAGGACCAAGCGCAGTCCGCTATCCACGGGGTGGCGGGCTTGGCATAAAGCCGGCAGAAGAAATGGTTGAACTTCCCCTTGGCAAGGGTGAAGTACGGAGAAAAGGCAGTACGGTTGCATTGCTCGCCTTTGGTTCAATGCTCGAGCCGGCACTTGAGGTTGGCAAAAAACTCGATGCGACGGTCGTGAACATGCGTTTCATCAAACCACTCGATGAAGCCTTGATTCGTGAAATGGCCGCTGAACACGACTTGCTCGTGACCATTGAAGAGAATGCGGTGATCGGCGGAGCCGGCAGTGAGGTGAGTCGAGTCATTGAAGAGTCCGGCCTCCCTGCACGGTGCCTTCGCCTTGGGTTGCCCGATACCTTTATCGACCATGGTGACCAGAAACGCCTGCTTGCGGATGCAGGCCTCAGCCCTGAGGGCATCATCGCAAGAATCCAGCAAACACTCGATCGATTCAAATAA